From the Cryptomeria japonica chromosome 2, Sugi_1.0, whole genome shotgun sequence genome, one window contains:
- the LOC131046176 gene encoding F-box/kelch-repeat protein At1g55270-like: MDNIIPGLPEDLGLQCLVKVPYKFHNHLRAVCKSWNAVLSSPIFYKERERHEECEEGIAYLYQGERPTDWEVIIYYPYGKWWEILPRTPEEFKLYWRSNFVYVRSKHHLVIMGILTCDNRPTVLMFDFISRTWRRGLDMPFRFWNFACAVSPSSPQGLIYIATFMCNNNGRIIPNLLQPYVFNVEENKWDFLPPINICRLDRLCYGEFIEDKFYLVPTHGRRVHIYDPHSRLWKTINTQHNSSVVHGHLVYAFGKLYWFVREEASVVVTEFDFANNSFVTVGEYPAHIFQIHCAVLCRDYIFISAMEAVNCEDVYYRFNPLEREEEKRWTQIEMPAQFSGGVLSFATAVQI; this comes from the coding sequence ATGGATAATATTATTCCAGGTCTCCCAGAAGATTTGGGACTGCAATGTCTGGTAAAGGTTCCATACAAATTCCACAACCATCTTAGGGCTGTCTGCAAGAGCTGGAACGCTGTGCTGAGCAGTCCCATCTTCTATAAAGAGCGAGAGCGCCATGAGGAGTGTGAGGAAGGAATAGCTTATTTGTACCAAGGAGAAAGACCAACTGATTGGGAAGTAATTATTTACTACCCGTATGGGAAGTGGTGGGAAATACTGCCCCGAACCCCAGAAGAGTTCAAATTATATTGGAGGAGTAACTTTGTATACGTTAGATCAAAACATCATCTGGTTATtatggggattctcacatgcgaCAATAGACCAActgttttgatgtttgattttaTATCTCGCACATGGCGACGGGGCCTCGACATGCCTTTTCGTTTCTGGAACTTTGCATGCGCAGTGTCACCATCATCTCCTCAAGGTCTTATCTATATTGCCACTTTTATGTGCAATAATAATGGACGTATCATTCCCAACTTACTCCAACCTTATGTTTTCAATGTAGAGGAAAACAAGTGGGACTTTCTACCTCCCATAAATATCTGTCGGCTTGATCGTTTATGTTATGGTGAGTTTATTGAAGACAAGTTTTATCTAGTCCCCACTCACGGGCGAAGAGTACATATTTACGATCCTCACTCACGACTATGGAAAACCATAAATACACAGCATAACAGCTCAGTTGTTCATGGTCACCTTGTATATGCTTTTGGGAAGTTGTATTGGTTTGTGCGTGAAGAAGCTTCTGTAGTCGTAACAGAATTCGATTTTGCCAACAACTCATTTGTTACAGTCGGAGAGTATCCTGCCCACATTTTTCAAATTCACTGTGCCGTACTGTGCCGTGACTATATTTTTATTAGTGCCATGGAGGCCGTTAACTGTGAAGATGTTTATTATCGTTTTAATCCACTGGAGAGGGAAGAAGAAAAAAGATGGACTCAAATCGAGATGCCAGCACAGTTTTCAGGAGGAGTATTGTCATTTGCTACTGCTGTGCAAATTTGA